From a region of the Rouxiella sp. S1S-2 genome:
- the nadA gene encoding quinolinate synthase NadA: MSETLDLNAAVYPFPPKPAPLNDDEKSFYKEKIKRLLKQRDAVMVAHYYTDPEIQALAEETGGCVADSLEMARFGSQHKASTLLVAGVRFMGETSKILSPEKTVLMPTLHAECSLDLGCPEQAFSDFCDSHPDRTVVVYANTSAAVKARADWVVTSSIAVELIEHLDSLGEKIIWAPDRHLGNYVRKQTGADILCWQGACIVHDEFKTQALARMKALYPEAAVLVHPESPQAIVDMADAVGSTSQLIQAAKTLPNQKLIVATDRGIFYKMQQACPDKELFAAPTAGEGASCRTCAHCPWMAMNGLKAIAEGLEQGGSQHAIKVDEALRVKSLIPLNRMLDFAAQLKLRLQGNA; this comes from the coding sequence ATGAGTGAGACTCTAGACCTGAATGCGGCGGTTTACCCTTTCCCTCCAAAACCGGCACCCTTGAACGACGATGAGAAATCCTTTTATAAAGAAAAAATTAAAAGGTTACTTAAACAACGGGACGCGGTAATGGTGGCTCATTACTACACCGATCCGGAAATTCAGGCGCTGGCCGAGGAAACCGGAGGCTGTGTGGCTGACTCGTTGGAGATGGCCCGTTTCGGCAGTCAGCATAAGGCCTCGACGCTGCTGGTCGCCGGTGTGCGCTTTATGGGCGAAACATCCAAAATCCTCAGTCCTGAGAAAACTGTGCTGATGCCCACGCTGCACGCCGAGTGTTCCCTGGATTTGGGCTGCCCTGAACAGGCTTTCTCTGATTTCTGTGACAGCCATCCCGACAGAACGGTGGTGGTGTACGCCAATACCTCAGCGGCAGTCAAAGCGCGGGCCGATTGGGTGGTCACCTCAAGTATTGCGGTCGAACTGATTGAACATCTTGATAGTCTGGGTGAAAAAATCATCTGGGCACCAGACAGACACCTCGGGAATTATGTGCGCAAGCAGACGGGGGCCGACATTCTGTGCTGGCAAGGTGCCTGTATCGTCCATGACGAGTTTAAAACCCAGGCCCTAGCCCGCATGAAGGCATTGTACCCGGAGGCAGCTGTACTGGTGCACCCAGAGTCTCCTCAGGCCATTGTTGATATGGCCGACGCCGTCGGTTCTACCAGTCAGCTGATTCAGGCTGCAAAAACCTTGCCAAACCAGAAGCTGATTGTTGCCACCGATCGCGGTATTTTTTACAAGATGCAGCAGGCCTGTCCGGATAAAGAGCTGTTTGCGGCACCTACAGCGGGAGAAGGGGCGAGCTGTCGCACCTGCGCGCACTGTCCGTGGATGGCGATGAATGGCCTAAAGGCGATAGCCGAAGGATTGGAGCAGGGGGGAAGTCAGCACGCGATAAAAGTGGACGAGGCTCTGAGGGTGAAGTCGTTGATCCCACTGAACCGTATGTTGGATTTTGCCGCACAGCTTAAACTGCGGTTGCAGGGTAACGCATAA
- a CDS encoding transporter substrate-binding domain-containing protein, which produces MKFLKLLIIIIAFWTVPFCYASPPPAYHLVSNLTLPTELLLNGLQNPWRGKTLRIGILSDNTSPYNILIGSDYYGLNADYLNYVEQVTGIHFLLSGYESPQALQQALKMQQIDLIFGLPQNQQPKGVWASKPYYISPLRVLRSRQNARQIMVNSQGSEIAISKMTGMQAYDRIRKLTANITSFDNNLQAIYSLLNGKSDYMIADEASASFIIDQLQLGQIYQVETTALSFGNLSFVFNGQRPALLTLLNQTISGTPMEVMNQLQGRWNKPIPTYLDAGNASLTPMEADWVKQNPLVHYAATQNDYPFVYRGLDGQPHGYVVDILNIISQNSGLKFAPVWSDNAQQSDLDVATDKAAFRAVLPLYEQVREQYESSMPYHRSLWGVYVAEDAGNISTWQALNGKRMGALRGDLSLSIIPPTQKVQVFSDSKSLYDALANGQIDALVDNIVTANFTALSRYSGVLKLAFAANNISYPIAFGVPKDAPLLLSILDKSLQQIPAQTLQTLRDEWVSDRKNVIDAVNDNRMQPQMTWLLGLLAAVVVVLLLLLVRRFYLQRKDKQERQRLELARIQAEEANQSKSRFLATISHELRTPMHAILGLLELEMKDSSALGENIPLVYSSASSLMNLLNDLQDYARLETGTLTFNPKPLIVEPWLHQLGKLFKPLIGQRPIAFVLHRNGPLPEVMVIDIDRLMQIINNLVGNAIKFTAAGEISITLSWRETEVGSGELQLDIIDTGCGIAEDERERLFEPFYRAAGAQRISVQGSGLGLSVCKEITEKMFGRISLSSTLGVGTHVSVTLPAAALTLDKLELATPETVPVAQAYDIYPLRVAVIDDHPTNLLLMERQLLSSGVVATTFDSGKSFLQACTEQPFDVLFIDYNMPRPDGVQLSRIIRRRERQLGRAPCHIILCSADVQEFTRLPMHHLGVEDFLTKPVALAAIQTLLNKVRSAQRRELSALENRLQAWGNHSPALVKRLRDTLLLTLRQDQQRLTDAYGADDLPDIAKAAHRLKGSLLILGDEKQAQQCQQLIEQCQQGKLSQQAYNRVINLVHELLHKLFVINN; this is translated from the coding sequence ATGAAATTCCTTAAGCTGCTTATTATTATCATTGCCTTCTGGACAGTGCCTTTCTGTTACGCTTCCCCCCCGCCGGCTTATCACCTGGTCAGTAATCTTACCCTGCCGACCGAACTGTTGCTTAACGGCTTGCAAAATCCCTGGCGGGGAAAAACGCTGCGAATCGGCATACTCAGTGATAACACCAGTCCTTACAATATTCTAATCGGCAGCGACTATTACGGCCTCAATGCTGACTATCTCAACTACGTCGAGCAGGTTACCGGCATTCATTTTTTGCTAAGCGGCTACGAGAGTCCTCAGGCTTTGCAGCAGGCACTAAAAATGCAGCAGATAGATCTTATCTTCGGCCTGCCGCAAAATCAGCAGCCCAAGGGCGTTTGGGCCAGCAAGCCTTACTATATCAGCCCACTTCGCGTGTTGCGTAGCCGTCAGAATGCACGCCAAATTATGGTGAATTCACAGGGTTCTGAAATTGCCATCAGTAAAATGACCGGCATGCAGGCCTACGATCGCATTCGAAAACTTACGGCAAACATTACCTCCTTTGACAACAATCTGCAGGCCATTTACTCGCTGCTGAACGGCAAAAGTGACTACATGATTGCCGATGAAGCCAGCGCCAGTTTCATTATCGACCAACTGCAACTGGGGCAGATTTATCAGGTTGAGACTACCGCGCTCAGCTTTGGCAACCTGTCGTTTGTGTTCAACGGCCAACGTCCTGCCCTATTAACATTGCTGAATCAGACGATCAGCGGCACGCCGATGGAGGTAATGAACCAACTGCAGGGACGTTGGAATAAGCCGATCCCTACCTATCTTGACGCGGGAAATGCCTCATTAACGCCGATGGAGGCTGACTGGGTAAAGCAGAATCCTTTGGTGCATTACGCCGCTACGCAGAATGACTATCCGTTTGTCTATCGCGGACTCGACGGGCAACCTCATGGCTATGTGGTTGATATCCTGAATATCATTTCACAAAACAGCGGTTTAAAGTTTGCCCCTGTGTGGTCTGACAATGCGCAACAATCCGACCTCGACGTCGCCACGGACAAAGCGGCATTTCGCGCGGTATTGCCCCTGTATGAGCAGGTCAGAGAACAATATGAGAGCAGCATGCCCTACCACCGCTCACTGTGGGGCGTGTATGTTGCCGAGGATGCCGGGAATATCTCGACCTGGCAGGCGCTGAACGGCAAGCGAATGGGTGCGCTGCGCGGCGATCTGTCGTTGTCAATTATTCCACCGACCCAGAAAGTGCAAGTATTTAGCGACAGTAAATCACTGTATGACGCACTGGCCAATGGTCAGATAGATGCGTTGGTTGATAATATAGTGACCGCTAACTTCACCGCTCTTTCGCGCTACTCGGGCGTGCTAAAGTTGGCCTTTGCCGCCAACAACATCTCCTACCCGATTGCTTTCGGCGTGCCCAAAGACGCACCGCTGTTGCTGAGTATTCTGGATAAAAGTTTGCAACAAATTCCGGCACAGACTCTGCAAACGCTGCGCGATGAGTGGGTGAGCGACCGGAAGAATGTGATTGACGCCGTTAACGATAACCGCATGCAGCCGCAAATGACCTGGCTCCTTGGCCTGCTGGCGGCGGTCGTCGTCGTACTCCTGCTGCTGCTGGTGCGTCGCTTTTATCTGCAGCGTAAAGATAAGCAGGAGCGCCAGCGGCTGGAATTGGCACGTATTCAGGCAGAAGAAGCCAACCAGTCGAAAAGCCGTTTTTTGGCCACCATCAGTCATGAGCTACGTACGCCGATGCACGCCATTCTTGGTCTGCTGGAGCTTGAGATGAAAGACTCATCAGCACTGGGGGAAAATATCCCTCTGGTTTACAGCTCAGCCTCTTCGCTAATGAACCTGCTTAACGATCTTCAGGACTATGCGCGCCTTGAAACGGGTACGCTGACGTTTAACCCTAAACCGCTGATCGTAGAGCCGTGGCTTCACCAACTGGGTAAACTGTTTAAACCGCTGATTGGACAGCGACCCATTGCGTTCGTACTGCACCGCAATGGGCCTCTGCCCGAGGTTATGGTGATCGATATCGATCGTCTTATGCAGATAATCAATAATTTGGTCGGCAACGCCATTAAATTTACTGCCGCAGGCGAGATAAGTATCACCCTGAGTTGGCGAGAAACCGAGGTGGGAAGCGGAGAGTTGCAGCTCGACATTATCGATACCGGCTGCGGAATTGCCGAGGATGAACGCGAGAGACTGTTCGAACCTTTTTATCGAGCCGCGGGCGCACAGCGCATTTCGGTTCAGGGCAGCGGTCTGGGATTATCCGTCTGCAAAGAGATAACCGAGAAGATGTTTGGCCGCATTAGCCTGAGCTCGACCCTCGGAGTAGGTACTCACGTTTCTGTCACCCTACCTGCGGCGGCGCTTACGCTGGATAAACTCGAGCTTGCAACGCCTGAGACAGTACCGGTAGCTCAAGCGTACGACATCTACCCGCTGCGCGTGGCAGTTATCGACGATCACCCAACTAATCTTCTGCTGATGGAGCGCCAGTTGTTGAGCAGTGGCGTTGTTGCGACCACATTCGACAGCGGTAAGTCATTCCTTCAGGCATGCACTGAGCAGCCGTTTGACGTGCTGTTTATCGACTACAATATGCCGCGCCCCGACGGTGTTCAGCTGAGCCGCATTATTCGACGTCGGGAGCGTCAACTTGGGCGTGCGCCCTGCCATATTATTCTCTGCTCGGCCGACGTGCAGGAGTTTACCCGCCTGCCGATGCATCATCTTGGCGTCGAGGATTTTCTGACCAAACCAGTAGCACTCGCGGCTATCCAAACCCTTTTAAATAAAGTCCGCAGTGCACAACGGCGAGAACTCTCAGCGCTGGAAAACCGGCTTCAGGCGTGGGGCAATCACAGCCCTGCATTGGTTAAACGCCTGCGCGATACATTGCTGCTAACGCTGCGACAGGATCAGCAGAGGCTGACGGACGCATATGGGGCCGATGATTTGCCCGATATCGCCAAAGCCGCGCATCGACTGAAAGGCAGCCTGCTTATCCTTGGCGACGAGAAACAGGCGCAGCAGTGCCAACAGCTGATTGAACAATGCCAGCAAGGCAAGTTATCGCAGCAGGCCTATAATAGAGTCATCAATCTAGTGCATGAGTTGCTGCATAAGCTTTTTGTTATCAATAATTAG
- the cpoB gene encoding cell division protein CpoB, producing MSSNFRHHLLSLSLLVGVAAPWAATASAPISNVGSGSIEDRVTTLERISNGQGQLLNQLQQQVSDNQSDIANLRGQIQDNQYQLKQITDRQNQILQQIASMQSSGGAPAAAAGSSAGAASADTGSDSAPASSAPASSGNPDTDYNAAVSLALEKKQFDQAISAFQAFIKQYPDSTYQPNANYWLGQLYYNKGKKDDAAYYYAVVVKNYPKSPKSPDAMYKVGIIMQEKGQSDKAKAVFQQVVKLYPNSESAKQAQKRLSSK from the coding sequence ATGAGCAGTAACTTCAGACATCACCTGTTGAGTCTGTCGTTATTGGTTGGCGTAGCGGCCCCCTGGGCCGCTACTGCCTCGGCGCCAATCAGTAATGTCGGCTCTGGCTCGATAGAAGATCGAGTCACCACTCTTGAGCGTATCTCCAACGGTCAAGGTCAGCTATTAAACCAACTCCAACAGCAAGTCTCTGACAACCAGAGCGATATTGCGAATCTTCGTGGTCAGATACAAGACAACCAATATCAGCTGAAACAGATTACCGATCGTCAAAACCAGATCCTTCAGCAGATAGCATCAATGCAAAGCTCAGGTGGCGCTCCTGCGGCCGCAGCGGGCTCTTCTGCCGGTGCAGCAAGTGCTGACACAGGATCTGACTCGGCGCCTGCCAGCAGCGCGCCAGCGAGCTCAGGTAATCCTGATACCGACTACAATGCTGCCGTTTCGCTAGCACTGGAAAAGAAACAGTTCGATCAGGCTATTTCTGCTTTCCAGGCTTTCATCAAGCAGTATCCAGATTCGACTTACCAGCCTAATGCCAATTACTGGTTAGGCCAGTTGTATTACAACAAGGGTAAGAAAGATGATGCGGCATATTATTATGCTGTCGTGGTCAAAAACTATCCGAAGTCACCGAAAAGCCCAGATGCAATGTACAAGGTCGGGATCATCATGCAGGAAAAAGGCCAGAGCGATAAAGCAAAAGCCGTGTTCCAGCAGGTGGTTAAACTCTACCCGAACAGTGAATCTGCCAAGCAGGCTCAAAAACGTTTGTCTTCAAAATAG
- the pal gene encoding peptidoglycan-associated lipoprotein Pal — translation MQLNKVLKGLLLALPVMAIAACSSHKTADNGQAGYGAGTGTGTENGNMSSEEQARQQMQELQKNNIVYFGLDKYDVSSDYAQMLDAHAAFLRSNPSYKVTVEGNADERGTPEYNIALGERRATAVKMYLQGKGVSADQISIVSYGKEKPAVLGHDEAAYAKNRRAVLVY, via the coding sequence ATGCAACTTAATAAAGTGCTGAAAGGCCTGCTGCTGGCTCTGCCAGTTATGGCAATCGCTGCTTGTAGTTCACACAAAACCGCAGACAACGGCCAAGCTGGTTACGGCGCTGGCACGGGTACCGGTACTGAAAACGGCAATATGTCTTCAGAAGAACAAGCTCGTCAGCAGATGCAAGAACTGCAGAAGAACAACATCGTTTACTTCGGTCTGGACAAGTACGATGTTTCTTCTGATTACGCTCAGATGCTGGATGCACACGCTGCATTCCTGCGTAGCAACCCGTCTTACAAAGTGACTGTTGAAGGTAACGCCGACGAACGTGGCACACCTGAATACAACATCGCATTGGGCGAGCGTCGTGCTACTGCAGTTAAAATGTACCTGCAAGGCAAAGGCGTTTCTGCTGACCAAATCTCTATCGTTTCTTACGGTAAAGAAAAACCAGCTGTACTGGGTCATGACGAAGCGGCTTACGCTAAAAACCGTCGTGCCGTACTGGTATACTAA
- the zitB gene encoding CDF family zinc transporter ZitB translates to MSVQSLLPEDRNSRRLLLAFLVTVVFMVIEVIGGLISGSLALLADAGHMLTDAAALLMALLAVRFARRKPNSRHTFGYLRLTTMAAFVNASALLLIVILILWEAVQRFMTPEPVLGGTMLAIAIAGLFANLLAFWLLHQGEEKENINVRAAALHVMGDLLGSVGAVVAALIIMNTGWTPIDPILSVLVSCLVLRNAWGLLRESFHELLEGTPQEIDIDKLRKDLCLAIPEVRNVHHVHVWQIGEQRLMTLHTQVIPPHDHDALLERIQHHLSEKYNIGHATIQMEYGVCDMPDCTISEVAASSAASGHGHHHHGHDHQH, encoded by the coding sequence ATGTCAGTGCAGTCTTTATTACCTGAGGATAGAAACAGCCGTCGTTTACTGCTGGCCTTTTTAGTCACCGTTGTCTTTATGGTGATTGAAGTCATTGGCGGACTGATCTCCGGCTCCCTTGCTCTGCTTGCGGATGCGGGGCATATGCTGACAGACGCGGCCGCACTGCTCATGGCGCTGCTGGCCGTGCGTTTTGCTCGTCGCAAACCCAACTCCCGACATACGTTTGGCTATTTGCGCCTGACCACCATGGCCGCGTTTGTCAATGCCTCGGCCCTGTTGCTTATCGTCATACTTATTCTCTGGGAGGCAGTGCAGCGCTTTATGACTCCGGAGCCGGTGCTCGGCGGTACCATGCTGGCGATTGCGATTGCCGGTCTGTTTGCCAATCTGCTGGCCTTTTGGCTCCTGCATCAGGGGGAAGAAAAAGAGAATATTAATGTCAGAGCAGCGGCACTGCACGTGATGGGTGATCTGCTGGGTTCCGTGGGTGCCGTGGTGGCAGCGCTAATTATCATGAATACAGGCTGGACGCCCATCGACCCGATTTTATCGGTGCTGGTTTCATGTCTGGTGCTGCGCAATGCCTGGGGCCTGCTGCGCGAGAGTTTTCATGAGCTGCTTGAGGGTACGCCGCAGGAAATTGACATCGACAAACTGCGCAAGGATTTATGCCTGGCCATCCCTGAGGTGCGTAATGTGCATCACGTCCACGTCTGGCAGATTGGGGAACAGCGTTTGATGACACTGCACACGCAGGTTATTCCGCCACACGATCACGATGCATTGCTGGAAAGGATCCAACATCATCTTTCCGAAAAGTATAATATCGGCCATGCGACTATTCAGATGGAATATGGCGTGTGCGACATGCCGGACTGCACTATCAGCGAGGTAGCCGCCAGTTCGGCGGCCTCGGGGCATGGTCATCATCATCACGGGCATGACCATCAACACTAA